Proteins encoded together in one Onychomys torridus chromosome 1, mOncTor1.1, whole genome shotgun sequence window:
- the Kif7 gene encoding kinesin-like protein KIF7 isoform X3 yields the protein MAEAFKLIDENDLLDCLVHVSYLEVYKEEFRDLLEVGTASRDIQLREDDRGNVVLCGVKEVDVEGLDEVLSLLEMGNAARHTGATHFNRFSSRSHTVFTVTLEQRGRAPSRLPRPAAGHLLVSKFHFVDLAGSERVLKTGSTGERLKESIQINSTLLALGNVISALGDPQRRGSHIPYRDSKITRILKDSLGGNAKTVMIACVSPSSSDFDETLNTLNYASRAQNIRNRATVNWRPEAERAPEEQAAGARGPPRHRSETRIIHRGRRVPGPAVGSTAAAAGLGAECARCRARTSAAYSLLRELQAEPGLPGAAARKVRDWLCAVEGERSALSSASGPDSGIESAPAEDQTAQGNSARKGDEGAQQLLSLQNQVARLEEENRDFLAALEDAMEQYKLQSDRLREQQEEMVELRLRLELARPGWGAPGLLQGLPPGSFVPRPHTAPLGGVHTNMLGMVPPICLPGEEVSSEQQVTNGGEVKTEALAQVDDLGSSSSTTSEEEEEEEEEEPPRRTLTLRRNGISNWSQRAGVRPESPPDRKGPEVCPEESAATIPAARAVGGSKVPVQTRQNPAAMASEWRLAQAQQKIRELAINIRMKEELIGELVRTGKAAQALNRQHSQRIRELEQEAERVRAELYEGQRQLRELEGREPQDASERSRLQEFRKRVAAAQSQVQVLKEKKQATERLVSLSAQSETRLQELERNVQLMRRQQGQLQRRLREETEQKRRLETEMNKRQHRVKELELKHEQQQKILKIKTEEIAAFQRKRRSGSNGSVVSLEQQQKIEEQKKWLDQEMEKVLQQRRALEELGQELHKRELILAKKEALIQEKTGLESKRLRSSQALNEDIVRVSSRLEHLEKELSEKSGQLRQGSAQNQQQIRGEIDTLRQEKDSLLKQRLEIDSKLRQGSLLSPEEERTLFQLDEAIEALDAAIEYKNEAITCRQRVLRASASLLSQCEMNLMAKLSYLSSSETRALLCKYFDKVVTLREEQHQQQIAFSELEMQLEEQQRLVYWLEVALERQRLEMDRQLTLQQKEHEQNVQLLLQQGRDHLGEGLADSKRQYEARIQALEKELGRHMWINQELKQKLSAGSPASQGRGGERRNLCLETRQGLGNEDGIHPAAPEAPWQSSLLEGAPRAWDETRDLVHAPLPLTWKRSSLCSEQGSSEELRAREATEPPVGRVLPVGEMGLSWNFGPLPKPRWEPRRTSPWMIDVRKNPL from the exons ATGGCTGAGGCCTTCAAGCTCATCGATGAGAACGACCTGCTGGACTGCCTGGTGCACGTGTCCTACCTAGAAGTCTACAAGGAAGAGTTCCGAGACCTGCTGGAAGTGGGCACTGCCAGCCGGGACATCCAGCTTCGGGAAGACGACCGGGGAAATGTTG TGCTGTGTGGGGTGAAGGAAGTGGACGTGGAAGGCCTGGATGAGGTGCTGAGCCTGCTGGAGATGGGCAACGCTGCGCGGCACACAGGCGCCACACACTTCAACCGTTTCTCCAGCCGCTCACACACGGTCTTCACTGTGACCCTGGAGCAGCGCGGCCGGGCTCCCAGCCGCTTGCCTCGACCCGCCGCCGGCCACCTGCTGGTCTCCAAATTCCACTTCGTGGACCTGGCAGGCTCCGAGAGGGTCCTCAAGACCGGCAGCACGGGCGAACGGCTCAAGGAGAGCATCCAGATTAACAGCACCCTGCTGGCGCTGGGCAATGTCATCAGCGCTCTAGGGGACCCTCAGCGCCGCGGCAGCCACATCCCCTACCGCGACTCCAAGATCACCCG GATCCTCAAAGACTCTCTGGGAGGGAACGCCAAGACGGTGATGATCGCCTGCGTCAGCCCCTCCTCCTCCGACTTCGACGAAACTCTGAACACGCTCAACTACGCCAGCCGCGCCCAGAACATCCGCAACCGCGCCACAGTCAACTGGCGGCCCGAGGCCGAGCGCGCCCCGGAAGAACAGGCGGCGGGCGCGCGCGGGCCTCCGCGACACCGCTCGGAGACGCGCATCATCCACCGGGGCCGGCGCGTGCCCGGCCCCGCCGTGGGCTCCACGGCGGCGGCGGCCGGCCTGGGCGCCGAGTGCGCGCGCTGCCGGGCCCGCACCAGCGCCGCCTACAGCCTCCTGCGAGAACTGCAGGCAGAGCCGGGGCTGCCCGGCGCCGCAGCCCGCAAGGTGCGGGACTGGCTGTGCGCCGTGGAGGGCGAGCGCAGCGCCCTGAGCTCCGCCTCCGGGCCTGACAGCGGCATCGAGAGCGCTCCAGCCGAAGACCAGACCGCGCAGGGGAACAGCGCGAGAAAG GGAGATGAGGGGGCCCAGCAGCTACTGAGCTTGCAGAACCAGGTGGCGCGGCTGGAGGAGGAGAATCGAGACTTCCTGGCAGCTTTGGAGGATGCTATGGAGCAGTACAAGCTGCAG AGTGACCGCCTgagagagcagcaggaggagatGGTGGAGCTTCGCCTTCGGCTAGAGCTGGCCCGGCCTGGCTGGGGAGCCCCGGGGCTCCTGCAGGGCTTGCCTCCTGGGTCCTTTGTGCCTCGACCTCACACGGCCCCCCTGGGGGGTGTCCACACTAacatgctgggcatggtgcccCCCATTTGTCTTCCTGGAGAAGAAGTTAGCTCTGAGCAG CAGGTGACAAATGGCGGGGAGGTCAAGACGGAGGCGCTGGCCCAAGTGGACGACCTGGGAAGTAGCTCTTCCACTAcctcagaggaggaagaggaggaggaagaagaggagccaCCCAGGCGGACCTTAACCCTTCGCAG aaATGGGATTAGCAACTGGAGCCAGAGGGCAGGGGTCCGTCCAGAGAGCCCACCTGACAGGAAGGGCCCAGAGGTCTGCCCAGAAGAGTCAGCTGCTACCATCCCAGCAGCACGAG CAGTTGGTGGCAGCAAGGTCCCAGTTCAGACCCGCCAAAACCCAGCTGCCATGGCCTCTGAGTGGCGACTGGCCCAGGCCCAGCAGAAGATCCGGGAACTGGCCATCAACATCCGCATGAAGGAGGAGCTCATTGGTGAGCTGGTCCGCACAG GGAAGGCGGCCCAGGCCCTGAACCGCCAGCACAGCCAGCGCATCCGGGAGCTGGAGCAGGAGGCCGAGCGCGTGCGGGCTGAGTTGTACGAGGGTCAGAGGCAGCTTCGTGAACTGGAGGGCAGGGAGCCCCAGGATGCCAGCGAGCGGTCCAGGCTTCAGGAATTCCGCAAGAGAGTGGCGGCAGCCCAGAGCCAGGTGCAG GTACTGAAGGAGAAGAAGCAGGCCACGGAGCGGCTGGTGTCACTGTCGGCTCAAAGTGAGACGCggctccaggagctggagaggaacGTGCAGCTCATGCGGCGCCAGCAGGGGCAGCTGCAGAGGCGGCTCCGCGAGGAGACGGAGCAGAAGCGGCGCCTGGAGACGGAGATGAACAAGAGGCAGCATCGGGTCAAG GAACTGGAGCTGAAGCATGAGCAACAGCAGAAGATCCTGAAAATCAAGACGGAAGAGATCGCAGCCTTCCAGAGGAAGAGGCGCAGCGGCAGCAATGGCTCCGTGGTCAGCCTGGAGCAGCAGCAG AAGATCGAGGAGCAGAAGAAGTGGCTGGACCAGGAGATGGAAAAGGTGCTGCAGCAGCGGCGGGCGCTGGAGGAGTTAGGACAAGAGCTTCACAAGCGGGAGCTCATCCTGGCCAAGAAGGAGGCCCTGATACAGGAGAAGACGGGGCTAGAGAGCAAGCGCCTGCGGTCCAGCCAG GCTCTCAATGAGGACATTGTGCGCGTGTCCAGCCGCCTGGAGCACCTGGAGAAGGAGCTCTCTGAGAAGAGCGGGCAGCTGCGGCAAGGCAGCGCTCAGAACCAGCAGCAGATCCGAGGGGAGATAGACACCCTGCGCCAGGAGAAGGACTCCCTGCTGAAGCAGCGCCTGGAGATTGATAGCAAGCTGAGGCAAGGAAGCCTGCTGTCACCTGAG GAGGAGAGGACACTGTTCCAGCTGGATGAAGCCATCGAAGCCCTGGATGCTGCCATTGAGTACAAGAATGAGGCTATCACATGCCGCCAGAGGGTGCTGCGGGCTTCGGCCTCCCTGCTGTCCCAGTGTGAGATGAATCTCATGGCCAAGCTCAGCTACCTCTCCTCCTCAGAGACCAGAGCCCTGCTGTGCAAGTATTTTGACAAG GTGGTGACGCTCCGAGAGGAACAGCACCAGCAGCAGATTGCCTTCTCggagctggagatgcagctgGAGGAGCAGCAGCGGCTGGTGTACTGGCTGGAGGTGGCACTGGAGCGCCAGCGCCTGGAGATGGACCGCCAGCTGACCCTGCAGCAGAAGGAGCATGAGCAGAATGTGCAGCTGCTCCTCCAGCAGGGCCGAG ACCACCTTGGCGAGGGCTTAGCAGACAGCAAGAGGCAATATGAGGCCCGGATTCAAGCTCTCGAGAAGGAACTGGGCCGACACATGTGGATAAaccaggagctgaagcagaagctcAGTGCAGGAAGTCCGGCCAGCCAGGGCCGAG gtggagagaggagaaaccTCTGCCTAGAAACCAGACAAGGCCTTGGGAATGAAGATGGGATCCACCCAGCAGCTCCTGAAGCTCCCTGGCAGTCCTCCCTTCTGGAGGGGGCACCCCGTGCCTGGGATGAGACCCGGGACTTGGTCCATGCCCCACTACCCCTGACATGGAAACGTTCAAGCCTGTGTAGTGAGCAGGGCTCTTCGGAGGAGCTGAGGGCCAGGGAAGCAACTGAACCCCCAGTAGGGCGTGTGCTACCTGTGGGTGAAATGGGCCTCTCCTGGAACTTTGGACCCTTGCCTAAGCCCCGGTGGGAACCCCGAAGAACCAGCCCGTGGATGATCGATGTCAGGAAAAACCCCTTGTAG
- the Kif7 gene encoding kinesin-like protein KIF7 isoform X2 translates to MAEAFKLIDENDLLDCLVHVSYLEVYKEEFRDLLEVGTASRDIQLREDDRGNVVLCGVKEVDVEGLDEVLSLLEMGNAARHTGATHFNRFSSRSHTVFTVTLEQRGRAPSRLPRPAAGHLLVSKFHFVDLAGSERVLKTGSTGERLKESIQINSTLLALGNVISALGDPQRRGSHIPYRDSKITRILKDSLGGNAKTVMIACVSPSSSDFDETLNTLNYASRAQNIRNRATVNWRPEAERAPEEQAAGARGPPRHRSETRIIHRGRRVPGPAVGSTAAAAGLGAECARCRARTSAAYSLLRELQAEPGLPGAAARKVRDWLCAVEGERSALSSASGPDSGIESAPAEDQTAQGNSARKGDEGAQQLLSLQNQVARLEEENRDFLAALEDAMEQYKLQSDRLREQQEEMVELRLRLELARPGWGAPGLLQGLPPGSFVPRPHTAPLGGVHTNMLGMVPPICLPGEEVSSEQGVSGEKGLRFPGAAHYKGQDATPGEPDAKGSHPPLRVTNGGEVKTEALAQVDDLGSSSSTTSEEEEEEEEEEPPRRTLTLRRNGISNWSQRAGVRPESPPDRKGPEVCPEESAATIPAARVGGSKVPVQTRQNPAAMASEWRLAQAQQKIRELAINIRMKEELIGELVRTGKAAQALNRQHSQRIRELEQEAERVRAELYEGQRQLRELEGREPQDASERSRLQEFRKRVAAAQSQVQVLKEKKQATERLVSLSAQSETRLQELERNVQLMRRQQGQLQRRLREETEQKRRLETEMNKRQHRVKELELKHEQQQKILKIKTEEIAAFQRKRRSGSNGSVVSLEQQQKIEEQKKWLDQEMEKVLQQRRALEELGQELHKRELILAKKEALIQEKTGLESKRLRSSQALNEDIVRVSSRLEHLEKELSEKSGQLRQGSAQNQQQIRGEIDTLRQEKDSLLKQRLEIDSKLRQGSLLSPEEERTLFQLDEAIEALDAAIEYKNEAITCRQRVLRASASLLSQCEMNLMAKLSYLSSSETRALLCKYFDKVVTLREEQHQQQIAFSELEMQLEEQQRLVYWLEVALERQRLEMDRQLTLQQKEHEQNVQLLLQQGRDHLGEGLADSKRQYEARIQALEKELGRHMWINQELKQKLSAGSPASQGRGGERRNLCLETRQGLGNEDGIHPAAPEAPWQSSLLEGAPRAWDETRDLVHAPLPLTWKRSSLCSEQGSSEELRAREATEPPVGRVLPVGEMGLSWNFGPLPKPRWEPRRTSPWMIDVRKNPL, encoded by the exons ATGGCTGAGGCCTTCAAGCTCATCGATGAGAACGACCTGCTGGACTGCCTGGTGCACGTGTCCTACCTAGAAGTCTACAAGGAAGAGTTCCGAGACCTGCTGGAAGTGGGCACTGCCAGCCGGGACATCCAGCTTCGGGAAGACGACCGGGGAAATGTTG TGCTGTGTGGGGTGAAGGAAGTGGACGTGGAAGGCCTGGATGAGGTGCTGAGCCTGCTGGAGATGGGCAACGCTGCGCGGCACACAGGCGCCACACACTTCAACCGTTTCTCCAGCCGCTCACACACGGTCTTCACTGTGACCCTGGAGCAGCGCGGCCGGGCTCCCAGCCGCTTGCCTCGACCCGCCGCCGGCCACCTGCTGGTCTCCAAATTCCACTTCGTGGACCTGGCAGGCTCCGAGAGGGTCCTCAAGACCGGCAGCACGGGCGAACGGCTCAAGGAGAGCATCCAGATTAACAGCACCCTGCTGGCGCTGGGCAATGTCATCAGCGCTCTAGGGGACCCTCAGCGCCGCGGCAGCCACATCCCCTACCGCGACTCCAAGATCACCCG GATCCTCAAAGACTCTCTGGGAGGGAACGCCAAGACGGTGATGATCGCCTGCGTCAGCCCCTCCTCCTCCGACTTCGACGAAACTCTGAACACGCTCAACTACGCCAGCCGCGCCCAGAACATCCGCAACCGCGCCACAGTCAACTGGCGGCCCGAGGCCGAGCGCGCCCCGGAAGAACAGGCGGCGGGCGCGCGCGGGCCTCCGCGACACCGCTCGGAGACGCGCATCATCCACCGGGGCCGGCGCGTGCCCGGCCCCGCCGTGGGCTCCACGGCGGCGGCGGCCGGCCTGGGCGCCGAGTGCGCGCGCTGCCGGGCCCGCACCAGCGCCGCCTACAGCCTCCTGCGAGAACTGCAGGCAGAGCCGGGGCTGCCCGGCGCCGCAGCCCGCAAGGTGCGGGACTGGCTGTGCGCCGTGGAGGGCGAGCGCAGCGCCCTGAGCTCCGCCTCCGGGCCTGACAGCGGCATCGAGAGCGCTCCAGCCGAAGACCAGACCGCGCAGGGGAACAGCGCGAGAAAG GGAGATGAGGGGGCCCAGCAGCTACTGAGCTTGCAGAACCAGGTGGCGCGGCTGGAGGAGGAGAATCGAGACTTCCTGGCAGCTTTGGAGGATGCTATGGAGCAGTACAAGCTGCAG AGTGACCGCCTgagagagcagcaggaggagatGGTGGAGCTTCGCCTTCGGCTAGAGCTGGCCCGGCCTGGCTGGGGAGCCCCGGGGCTCCTGCAGGGCTTGCCTCCTGGGTCCTTTGTGCCTCGACCTCACACGGCCCCCCTGGGGGGTGTCCACACTAacatgctgggcatggtgcccCCCATTTGTCTTCCTGGAGAAGAAGTTAGCTCTGAGCAG GGTGTCAGTGGTGAGAAAGGACTTAGGTTCCCAGGAGCTGCCCACTACAAAGGGCAGGATGCCACCCCTGGAGAGCCAGATGCCAAGGGATCACATCCTCCCCTGAGG GTGACAAATGGCGGGGAGGTCAAGACGGAGGCGCTGGCCCAAGTGGACGACCTGGGAAGTAGCTCTTCCACTAcctcagaggaggaagaggaggaggaagaagaggagccaCCCAGGCGGACCTTAACCCTTCGCAG aaATGGGATTAGCAACTGGAGCCAGAGGGCAGGGGTCCGTCCAGAGAGCCCACCTGACAGGAAGGGCCCAGAGGTCTGCCCAGAAGAGTCAGCTGCTACCATCCCAGCAGCACGAG TTGGTGGCAGCAAGGTCCCAGTTCAGACCCGCCAAAACCCAGCTGCCATGGCCTCTGAGTGGCGACTGGCCCAGGCCCAGCAGAAGATCCGGGAACTGGCCATCAACATCCGCATGAAGGAGGAGCTCATTGGTGAGCTGGTCCGCACAG GGAAGGCGGCCCAGGCCCTGAACCGCCAGCACAGCCAGCGCATCCGGGAGCTGGAGCAGGAGGCCGAGCGCGTGCGGGCTGAGTTGTACGAGGGTCAGAGGCAGCTTCGTGAACTGGAGGGCAGGGAGCCCCAGGATGCCAGCGAGCGGTCCAGGCTTCAGGAATTCCGCAAGAGAGTGGCGGCAGCCCAGAGCCAGGTGCAG GTACTGAAGGAGAAGAAGCAGGCCACGGAGCGGCTGGTGTCACTGTCGGCTCAAAGTGAGACGCggctccaggagctggagaggaacGTGCAGCTCATGCGGCGCCAGCAGGGGCAGCTGCAGAGGCGGCTCCGCGAGGAGACGGAGCAGAAGCGGCGCCTGGAGACGGAGATGAACAAGAGGCAGCATCGGGTCAAG GAACTGGAGCTGAAGCATGAGCAACAGCAGAAGATCCTGAAAATCAAGACGGAAGAGATCGCAGCCTTCCAGAGGAAGAGGCGCAGCGGCAGCAATGGCTCCGTGGTCAGCCTGGAGCAGCAGCAG AAGATCGAGGAGCAGAAGAAGTGGCTGGACCAGGAGATGGAAAAGGTGCTGCAGCAGCGGCGGGCGCTGGAGGAGTTAGGACAAGAGCTTCACAAGCGGGAGCTCATCCTGGCCAAGAAGGAGGCCCTGATACAGGAGAAGACGGGGCTAGAGAGCAAGCGCCTGCGGTCCAGCCAG GCTCTCAATGAGGACATTGTGCGCGTGTCCAGCCGCCTGGAGCACCTGGAGAAGGAGCTCTCTGAGAAGAGCGGGCAGCTGCGGCAAGGCAGCGCTCAGAACCAGCAGCAGATCCGAGGGGAGATAGACACCCTGCGCCAGGAGAAGGACTCCCTGCTGAAGCAGCGCCTGGAGATTGATAGCAAGCTGAGGCAAGGAAGCCTGCTGTCACCTGAG GAGGAGAGGACACTGTTCCAGCTGGATGAAGCCATCGAAGCCCTGGATGCTGCCATTGAGTACAAGAATGAGGCTATCACATGCCGCCAGAGGGTGCTGCGGGCTTCGGCCTCCCTGCTGTCCCAGTGTGAGATGAATCTCATGGCCAAGCTCAGCTACCTCTCCTCCTCAGAGACCAGAGCCCTGCTGTGCAAGTATTTTGACAAG GTGGTGACGCTCCGAGAGGAACAGCACCAGCAGCAGATTGCCTTCTCggagctggagatgcagctgGAGGAGCAGCAGCGGCTGGTGTACTGGCTGGAGGTGGCACTGGAGCGCCAGCGCCTGGAGATGGACCGCCAGCTGACCCTGCAGCAGAAGGAGCATGAGCAGAATGTGCAGCTGCTCCTCCAGCAGGGCCGAG ACCACCTTGGCGAGGGCTTAGCAGACAGCAAGAGGCAATATGAGGCCCGGATTCAAGCTCTCGAGAAGGAACTGGGCCGACACATGTGGATAAaccaggagctgaagcagaagctcAGTGCAGGAAGTCCGGCCAGCCAGGGCCGAG gtggagagaggagaaaccTCTGCCTAGAAACCAGACAAGGCCTTGGGAATGAAGATGGGATCCACCCAGCAGCTCCTGAAGCTCCCTGGCAGTCCTCCCTTCTGGAGGGGGCACCCCGTGCCTGGGATGAGACCCGGGACTTGGTCCATGCCCCACTACCCCTGACATGGAAACGTTCAAGCCTGTGTAGTGAGCAGGGCTCTTCGGAGGAGCTGAGGGCCAGGGAAGCAACTGAACCCCCAGTAGGGCGTGTGCTACCTGTGGGTGAAATGGGCCTCTCCTGGAACTTTGGACCCTTGCCTAAGCCCCGGTGGGAACCCCGAAGAACCAGCCCGTGGATGATCGATGTCAGGAAAAACCCCTTGTAG
- the Kif7 gene encoding kinesin-like protein KIF7 isoform X4, with translation MAEAFKLIDENDLLDCLVHVSYLEVYKEEFRDLLEVGTASRDIQLREDDRGNVVLCGVKEVDVEGLDEVLSLLEMGNAARHTGATHFNRFSSRSHTVFTVTLEQRGRAPSRLPRPAAGHLLVSKFHFVDLAGSERVLKTGSTGERLKESIQINSTLLALGNVISALGDPQRRGSHIPYRDSKITRILKDSLGGNAKTVMIACVSPSSSDFDETLNTLNYASRAQNIRNRATVNWRPEAERAPEEQAAGARGPPRHRSETRIIHRGRRVPGPAVGSTAAAAGLGAECARCRARTSAAYSLLRELQAEPGLPGAAARKVRDWLCAVEGERSALSSASGPDSGIESAPAEDQTAQGNSARKGDEGAQQLLSLQNQVARLEEENRDFLAALEDAMEQYKLQSDRLREQQEEMVELRLRLELARPGWGAPGLLQGLPPGSFVPRPHTAPLGGVHTNMLGMVPPICLPGEEVSSEQVTNGGEVKTEALAQVDDLGSSSSTTSEEEEEEEEEEPPRRTLTLRRNGISNWSQRAGVRPESPPDRKGPEVCPEESAATIPAARAVGGSKVPVQTRQNPAAMASEWRLAQAQQKIRELAINIRMKEELIGELVRTGKAAQALNRQHSQRIRELEQEAERVRAELYEGQRQLRELEGREPQDASERSRLQEFRKRVAAAQSQVQVLKEKKQATERLVSLSAQSETRLQELERNVQLMRRQQGQLQRRLREETEQKRRLETEMNKRQHRVKELELKHEQQQKILKIKTEEIAAFQRKRRSGSNGSVVSLEQQQKIEEQKKWLDQEMEKVLQQRRALEELGQELHKRELILAKKEALIQEKTGLESKRLRSSQALNEDIVRVSSRLEHLEKELSEKSGQLRQGSAQNQQQIRGEIDTLRQEKDSLLKQRLEIDSKLRQGSLLSPEEERTLFQLDEAIEALDAAIEYKNEAITCRQRVLRASASLLSQCEMNLMAKLSYLSSSETRALLCKYFDKVVTLREEQHQQQIAFSELEMQLEEQQRLVYWLEVALERQRLEMDRQLTLQQKEHEQNVQLLLQQGRDHLGEGLADSKRQYEARIQALEKELGRHMWINQELKQKLSAGSPASQGRGGERRNLCLETRQGLGNEDGIHPAAPEAPWQSSLLEGAPRAWDETRDLVHAPLPLTWKRSSLCSEQGSSEELRAREATEPPVGRVLPVGEMGLSWNFGPLPKPRWEPRRTSPWMIDVRKNPL, from the exons ATGGCTGAGGCCTTCAAGCTCATCGATGAGAACGACCTGCTGGACTGCCTGGTGCACGTGTCCTACCTAGAAGTCTACAAGGAAGAGTTCCGAGACCTGCTGGAAGTGGGCACTGCCAGCCGGGACATCCAGCTTCGGGAAGACGACCGGGGAAATGTTG TGCTGTGTGGGGTGAAGGAAGTGGACGTGGAAGGCCTGGATGAGGTGCTGAGCCTGCTGGAGATGGGCAACGCTGCGCGGCACACAGGCGCCACACACTTCAACCGTTTCTCCAGCCGCTCACACACGGTCTTCACTGTGACCCTGGAGCAGCGCGGCCGGGCTCCCAGCCGCTTGCCTCGACCCGCCGCCGGCCACCTGCTGGTCTCCAAATTCCACTTCGTGGACCTGGCAGGCTCCGAGAGGGTCCTCAAGACCGGCAGCACGGGCGAACGGCTCAAGGAGAGCATCCAGATTAACAGCACCCTGCTGGCGCTGGGCAATGTCATCAGCGCTCTAGGGGACCCTCAGCGCCGCGGCAGCCACATCCCCTACCGCGACTCCAAGATCACCCG GATCCTCAAAGACTCTCTGGGAGGGAACGCCAAGACGGTGATGATCGCCTGCGTCAGCCCCTCCTCCTCCGACTTCGACGAAACTCTGAACACGCTCAACTACGCCAGCCGCGCCCAGAACATCCGCAACCGCGCCACAGTCAACTGGCGGCCCGAGGCCGAGCGCGCCCCGGAAGAACAGGCGGCGGGCGCGCGCGGGCCTCCGCGACACCGCTCGGAGACGCGCATCATCCACCGGGGCCGGCGCGTGCCCGGCCCCGCCGTGGGCTCCACGGCGGCGGCGGCCGGCCTGGGCGCCGAGTGCGCGCGCTGCCGGGCCCGCACCAGCGCCGCCTACAGCCTCCTGCGAGAACTGCAGGCAGAGCCGGGGCTGCCCGGCGCCGCAGCCCGCAAGGTGCGGGACTGGCTGTGCGCCGTGGAGGGCGAGCGCAGCGCCCTGAGCTCCGCCTCCGGGCCTGACAGCGGCATCGAGAGCGCTCCAGCCGAAGACCAGACCGCGCAGGGGAACAGCGCGAGAAAG GGAGATGAGGGGGCCCAGCAGCTACTGAGCTTGCAGAACCAGGTGGCGCGGCTGGAGGAGGAGAATCGAGACTTCCTGGCAGCTTTGGAGGATGCTATGGAGCAGTACAAGCTGCAG AGTGACCGCCTgagagagcagcaggaggagatGGTGGAGCTTCGCCTTCGGCTAGAGCTGGCCCGGCCTGGCTGGGGAGCCCCGGGGCTCCTGCAGGGCTTGCCTCCTGGGTCCTTTGTGCCTCGACCTCACACGGCCCCCCTGGGGGGTGTCCACACTAacatgctgggcatggtgcccCCCATTTGTCTTCCTGGAGAAGAAGTTAGCTCTGAGCAG GTGACAAATGGCGGGGAGGTCAAGACGGAGGCGCTGGCCCAAGTGGACGACCTGGGAAGTAGCTCTTCCACTAcctcagaggaggaagaggaggaggaagaagaggagccaCCCAGGCGGACCTTAACCCTTCGCAG aaATGGGATTAGCAACTGGAGCCAGAGGGCAGGGGTCCGTCCAGAGAGCCCACCTGACAGGAAGGGCCCAGAGGTCTGCCCAGAAGAGTCAGCTGCTACCATCCCAGCAGCACGAG CAGTTGGTGGCAGCAAGGTCCCAGTTCAGACCCGCCAAAACCCAGCTGCCATGGCCTCTGAGTGGCGACTGGCCCAGGCCCAGCAGAAGATCCGGGAACTGGCCATCAACATCCGCATGAAGGAGGAGCTCATTGGTGAGCTGGTCCGCACAG GGAAGGCGGCCCAGGCCCTGAACCGCCAGCACAGCCAGCGCATCCGGGAGCTGGAGCAGGAGGCCGAGCGCGTGCGGGCTGAGTTGTACGAGGGTCAGAGGCAGCTTCGTGAACTGGAGGGCAGGGAGCCCCAGGATGCCAGCGAGCGGTCCAGGCTTCAGGAATTCCGCAAGAGAGTGGCGGCAGCCCAGAGCCAGGTGCAG GTACTGAAGGAGAAGAAGCAGGCCACGGAGCGGCTGGTGTCACTGTCGGCTCAAAGTGAGACGCggctccaggagctggagaggaacGTGCAGCTCATGCGGCGCCAGCAGGGGCAGCTGCAGAGGCGGCTCCGCGAGGAGACGGAGCAGAAGCGGCGCCTGGAGACGGAGATGAACAAGAGGCAGCATCGGGTCAAG GAACTGGAGCTGAAGCATGAGCAACAGCAGAAGATCCTGAAAATCAAGACGGAAGAGATCGCAGCCTTCCAGAGGAAGAGGCGCAGCGGCAGCAATGGCTCCGTGGTCAGCCTGGAGCAGCAGCAG AAGATCGAGGAGCAGAAGAAGTGGCTGGACCAGGAGATGGAAAAGGTGCTGCAGCAGCGGCGGGCGCTGGAGGAGTTAGGACAAGAGCTTCACAAGCGGGAGCTCATCCTGGCCAAGAAGGAGGCCCTGATACAGGAGAAGACGGGGCTAGAGAGCAAGCGCCTGCGGTCCAGCCAG GCTCTCAATGAGGACATTGTGCGCGTGTCCAGCCGCCTGGAGCACCTGGAGAAGGAGCTCTCTGAGAAGAGCGGGCAGCTGCGGCAAGGCAGCGCTCAGAACCAGCAGCAGATCCGAGGGGAGATAGACACCCTGCGCCAGGAGAAGGACTCCCTGCTGAAGCAGCGCCTGGAGATTGATAGCAAGCTGAGGCAAGGAAGCCTGCTGTCACCTGAG GAGGAGAGGACACTGTTCCAGCTGGATGAAGCCATCGAAGCCCTGGATGCTGCCATTGAGTACAAGAATGAGGCTATCACATGCCGCCAGAGGGTGCTGCGGGCTTCGGCCTCCCTGCTGTCCCAGTGTGAGATGAATCTCATGGCCAAGCTCAGCTACCTCTCCTCCTCAGAGACCAGAGCCCTGCTGTGCAAGTATTTTGACAAG GTGGTGACGCTCCGAGAGGAACAGCACCAGCAGCAGATTGCCTTCTCggagctggagatgcagctgGAGGAGCAGCAGCGGCTGGTGTACTGGCTGGAGGTGGCACTGGAGCGCCAGCGCCTGGAGATGGACCGCCAGCTGACCCTGCAGCAGAAGGAGCATGAGCAGAATGTGCAGCTGCTCCTCCAGCAGGGCCGAG ACCACCTTGGCGAGGGCTTAGCAGACAGCAAGAGGCAATATGAGGCCCGGATTCAAGCTCTCGAGAAGGAACTGGGCCGACACATGTGGATAAaccaggagctgaagcagaagctcAGTGCAGGAAGTCCGGCCAGCCAGGGCCGAG gtggagagaggagaaaccTCTGCCTAGAAACCAGACAAGGCCTTGGGAATGAAGATGGGATCCACCCAGCAGCTCCTGAAGCTCCCTGGCAGTCCTCCCTTCTGGAGGGGGCACCCCGTGCCTGGGATGAGACCCGGGACTTGGTCCATGCCCCACTACCCCTGACATGGAAACGTTCAAGCCTGTGTAGTGAGCAGGGCTCTTCGGAGGAGCTGAGGGCCAGGGAAGCAACTGAACCCCCAGTAGGGCGTGTGCTACCTGTGGGTGAAATGGGCCTCTCCTGGAACTTTGGACCCTTGCCTAAGCCCCGGTGGGAACCCCGAAGAACCAGCCCGTGGATGATCGATGTCAGGAAAAACCCCTTGTAG